The Fusobacterium sp. JB019 genome has a segment encoding these proteins:
- a CDS encoding carbohydrate kinase family protein: MKKILCVGHSAFDITYLLNEFPKENKKYKAKDRTMVSGGPAGNASYLLGKYGEEVSYITVLGNDFYGKKIIEDLESVGVDTKNIIMSEKYITPCSLIIANGSTGSRTIINYREEKEILDLDIKYKNSPQIILYDGHELDIALATNKLFPSAISVLDAGTYKKGTLVLGKLVDYLICSEDFAMEYCKIDKIQEKDFEYVLDKLKELNKNTIIVTLGERGSIMKKDDKVIKYETFKANAIDTTGAGDIFHGAFVYGLSKGFTIDENIRFASACASLSVEKLGGRNSIPELEEVYKKLEEK; encoded by the coding sequence ATGAAAAAAATACTTTGTGTAGGACATTCAGCTTTTGATATTACTTATTTATTAAATGAATTTCCAAAGGAAAACAAAAAATATAAGGCGAAAGATAGGACTATGGTTAGTGGTGGCCCTGCAGGAAATGCATCATATTTATTAGGTAAATATGGTGAGGAAGTATCTTATATAACTGTTTTAGGAAATGATTTTTATGGAAAAAAAATTATAGAAGATTTAGAAAGTGTTGGAGTAGATACAAAAAATATAATAATGAGCGAAAAATATATTACTCCATGCAGTTTAATAATAGCAAATGGAAGTACAGGATCGAGGACAATAATAAATTATAGGGAAGAAAAAGAAATTTTAGATTTAGATATTAAATATAAAAATTCTCCGCAGATAATTCTTTATGATGGTCATGAACTTGATATAGCACTTGCTACAAATAAATTATTTCCATCGGCTATTTCAGTTTTAGATGCAGGGACTTATAAAAAAGGAACTTTAGTATTAGGAAAGTTAGTAGATTATCTTATTTGTTCTGAAGATTTTGCAATGGAATATTGTAAAATAGATAAAATTCAAGAGAAAGATTTTGAATATGTTTTAGATAAATTAAAAGAATTAAATAAAAATACTATAATAGTTACTCTAGGTGAAAGAGGATCTATTATGAAAAAAGATGATAAGGTTATAAAATATGAAACTTTTAAAGCAAATGCAATTGATACAACTGGAGCAGGGGATATATTTCATGGAGCTTTTGTTTATGGTCTAAGCAAAGGATTTACAATAGATGAAAATATTAGGTTTGCATCAGCTTGTGCATCTCTTTCTGTTGAAAAACTAGGAGGAAGAAATTCAATTCCAGAACTTGAAGAAGTTTATAAAAAATTAGAAGAGAAATAA
- a CDS encoding cation:proton antiporter: MFRIINLQTMDPILMFTIFMGIVLISPILSVKTKIPSIIYLLLGGMFIGPYGFNIVSRTLKTELLGVIGLLYIMFEAGLEINLEEVEKNKSYSLIFGTLTFLIPLFLGFLGGVYILKMSMLSSVLLASLFSSHTLITYPIVSKFGINKRKSITAVIGGTIITDVLALIVLIIVIATYQGNLTLMFWGKFISLTVIYVIFSAKYIPKIAKHFFIKYAKGNGSEEYVFIITITFILAHISHMIGLEPIIGAFLSGLILNSLIPERSVLMARVKFIGETLFIPFFLISVGMLIDVSQFIKNEKTIKVALMMIVTAIISKFIAAFVFGKVIKLKKIENLLVFSMSVNQAAATLAAVTVGYNVGILSEYILAGTITMIMVTCFMGTFFTEYTAKKIAYGENNDEELSNDLHRILVPVNQEINLENLMEFSFLLQNIKRHDPIYVLKIIKEKDDNDKEIIESEKLLEKVIKRARELKREIIPLIRIQDDVSNGILTTAKENRISKVVFSWDRKHPEKNKIFGAVIDKYTEASTSLVYILKLEHTLGTASKTYILIPDLIMKHRGFLQMLENTLKHLKELNTKIIFVCKDETKEYLDNFIKDNKGVDFLTVNKWDKLDEFVKNLIKPGDLIIFFLGRREESTWSNSQDESAKSLVEDEKTNFIGIYLSCNKGKECHCE; the protein is encoded by the coding sequence ATGTTTAGAATTATTAATTTACAGACAATGGATCCTATTTTAATGTTTACTATTTTTATGGGAATAGTTTTAATTTCTCCAATATTATCAGTTAAAACTAAAATTCCATCAATAATATATTTATTGTTAGGTGGTATGTTCATAGGACCATATGGTTTTAATATAGTTTCTAGAACTTTAAAGACGGAACTTCTTGGAGTTATAGGGCTCTTATATATAATGTTTGAAGCCGGATTAGAAATTAATTTAGAAGAAGTTGAAAAAAATAAATCCTATAGTTTAATATTTGGAACTTTAACTTTTTTAATACCTTTATTTTTAGGATTTTTAGGAGGGGTGTATATATTAAAAATGAGCATGTTAAGTTCTGTATTACTTGCTAGTTTATTTTCTTCTCATACTTTAATAACCTATCCAATTGTTAGTAAGTTTGGGATAAATAAAAGGAAAAGTATAACAGCTGTAATTGGAGGAACAATAATAACAGATGTTCTAGCACTAATAGTTTTAATTATAGTGATTGCAACTTATCAAGGTAACTTAACACTTATGTTTTGGGGTAAATTTATTAGTTTAACAGTCATATATGTTATATTTTCAGCTAAATATATTCCTAAAATAGCAAAACATTTTTTTATTAAATATGCTAAGGGAAATGGAAGTGAAGAATATGTATTTATAATTACTATTACATTTATACTAGCTCATATATCTCACATGATAGGTCTAGAACCAATAATTGGAGCTTTTTTATCAGGGTTAATTTTAAATAGTTTAATTCCAGAAAGAAGTGTGTTAATGGCAAGGGTTAAATTTATAGGAGAAACTTTGTTTATTCCATTTTTCTTGATATCTGTTGGTATGTTAATTGATGTTAGTCAATTTATAAAAAATGAAAAAACTATAAAGGTAGCTTTAATGATGATTGTTACAGCTATAATATCTAAATTTATTGCAGCTTTTGTTTTTGGTAAAGTTATAAAACTAAAAAAAATTGAAAATCTTTTAGTTTTTTCAATGTCGGTAAATCAAGCAGCAGCAACTTTAGCAGCAGTAACTGTAGGTTACAATGTTGGGATATTAAGTGAATATATTTTAGCAGGAACAATAACAATGATTATGGTAACTTGTTTTATGGGGACTTTTTTTACAGAATATACTGCTAAAAAGATTGCTTACGGAGAAAATAACGATGAGGAATTATCAAACGATTTACATAGAATTTTAGTTCCAGTGAATCAGGAGATAAATTTAGAAAATTTAATGGAATTTAGTTTTTTGTTACAGAATATAAAAAGACATGATCCAATTTATGTTTTGAAAATAATAAAAGAAAAAGATGATAATGATAAAGAAATTATAGAAAGTGAAAAACTTTTGGAAAAAGTTATTAAAAGAGCAAGGGAATTGAAAAGAGAAATTATTCCTCTAATAAGGATTCAAGATGATGTGTCTAATGGAATATTAACAACAGCTAAGGAAAATAGAATTTCAAAGGTAGTTTTTTCTTGGGATAGAAAACATCCTGAAAAAAATAAAATTTTTGGAGCTGTTATAGATAAATATACTGAAGCTAGTACATCTCTTGTCTATATATTAAAACTAGAACATACACTAGGAACAGCTTCTAAAACATATATTTTAATCCCTGATTTAATAATGAAACACAGAGGATTTTTGCAAATGCTTGAAAATACTTTGAAACATTTAAAAGAATTAAATACTAAGATTATATTTGTATGTAAAGATGAGACTAAAGAATATTTAGACAATTTTATAAAAGATAATAAGGGAGTTGATTTTTTAACTGTAAATAAATGGGATAAACTAGATGAATTTGTAAAAAATTTAATAAAACCAGGAGATTTAATTATTTTCTTTTTAGGAAGAAGAGAAGAAAGTACTTGGAGTAATTCTCAAGATGAATCAGCTAAAAGTTTAGTTGAAGATGAGAAGACTAATTTTATAGGAATATATTTATCTTGTAACAAAGGAAAAGAATGTCATTGTGAATAA
- a CDS encoding purine-nucleoside phosphorylase has translation MYNKVLESIKFIKSRTNYSPKIAIILGSGLGSLANEIKETVEIDYHEIPNFPISTVKGHAGKLIFGKIGDTEVMAMKGRIHFYEGYPMKEVTYPIYIMKMFGIEKLILSNAAGGINPNFQDGTLMIIKDHINFFGTNPLIGKNDDRFGTRFPDMTEVYSKKFIESAKKEAKNLNIKYSEGVYLGTTGPSYETASEIKAYSLMGGDAVGMSTVPEAIVANYLGMEILGISCITNMATGIATKPHSHESVMEIAKKVEKDFCLWIKTIVKNLK, from the coding sequence ATGTATAATAAAGTATTAGAAAGTATTAAATTTATAAAATCTAGAACAAATTATAGTCCAAAAATTGCAATTATTCTTGGAAGTGGACTTGGAAGCTTAGCAAATGAAATTAAAGAAACCGTTGAGATAGATTATCATGAAATTCCAAATTTCCCTATTTCTACAGTTAAAGGTCATGCTGGAAAACTTATTTTTGGAAAAATAGGAGATACAGAAGTTATGGCCATGAAAGGAAGAATTCATTTTTATGAAGGTTATCCTATGAAAGAAGTAACTTATCCTATTTATATTATGAAAATGTTTGGAATAGAAAAACTTATTTTAAGTAATGCTGCAGGAGGAATAAATCCAAATTTTCAAGATGGAACTTTAATGATAATTAAAGATCATATAAACTTTTTTGGAACTAATCCATTAATTGGAAAAAATGATGATAGATTTGGTACAAGATTTCCTGATATGACAGAAGTCTATTCTAAAAAATTTATTGAAAGTGCTAAAAAAGAAGCAAAGAATTTAAATATAAAATATAGTGAGGGAGTATATCTTGGAACTACTGGTCCATCATATGAAACTGCTAGTGAAATTAAAGCATATTCTTTAATGGGAGGAGACGCTGTTGGTATGTCAACTGTACCTGAAGCCATTGTGGCAAATTATTTAGGTATGGAAATATTAGGTATTTCTTGTATCACTAATATGGCAACTGGTATTGCTACTAAACCGCATTCTCATGAATCAGTTATGGAAATAGCTAAGAAAGTTGAAAAAGATTTTTGTTTATGGATTAAGACCATTGTTAAAAATTTAAAATAA
- a CDS encoding ribonucleoside triphosphate reductase: MIQTIRKRNGDLVEFCGDKITRAIFKAATAVGGNDWEKSEELSQEVIDMLFKKYKDTVDVEYVQDTVEKVLIEGGHAKTAKAYILYREKRRGAREKNALIGATIDLFSKYLDDGDWRIKENANTQKSINGMNNYIRESFTKQYWLHEIYPAEIRSAHLSGDLHLHDLGFFGPYCAGWDLRQLLVQGFGGVEGKVESSPAKHLRSFLGQVVNSTFTTQGETAGAQAWSSFDTYCAPFIKYDNLDFKAVKQILQEFIFNLNVPTRVGFQCPFSNLTFDLKAPSTLKNQPVIIGGKLMEETYGDFQKEMDMLNEAFCEVMEEGDKKGRVFTFPIPTINITNDFDWNSKVTDKFMEIACKYGIPYFSNYVSSDLSPEDALSMCCRLRLDTKELRKRGGGLFGSNPLTGSIGVVTINLPRIAYLSSTKEEFQERLKKLMDIAKESLEIKRKTIERQTEHGMYPYSENYLKDVYKRTGEYWYNHFNTIGLIGMNEACLNFLGEGKDITTKEGQEFSLEVLDYMREVIAKYQDETGHVYNLEATPAEGTSYNLANKDKSRYKDIITAGDEVCYYTNSSQLPVGYTDDIFETLDLQDELQCKYTGGTVLHLYLGEQIKDIEIAKSLLKKAFTNYKLPYLSLTPTFSICPEHGYITGEVERCPECGKLTEIWTRVVGYLRPVQNFNKGKTEEYSERVKYVIKN, encoded by the coding sequence ATGATCCAAACAATAAGAAAACGTAACGGAGATTTAGTTGAATTTTGTGGTGATAAAATAACAAGAGCAATATTTAAAGCTGCCACTGCAGTGGGTGGAAATGATTGGGAAAAATCAGAAGAGTTATCTCAAGAAGTTATAGATATGCTTTTTAAAAAATATAAAGATACAGTGGATGTCGAATATGTTCAAGATACGGTTGAAAAAGTTTTAATAGAAGGTGGGCATGCTAAGACAGCTAAGGCTTATATCTTATATAGAGAAAAACGTCGTGGTGCAAGGGAAAAAAATGCTTTAATAGGAGCAACAATTGATTTATTTTCTAAATATTTAGATGATGGAGATTGGAGAATAAAAGAAAATGCAAATACTCAAAAATCAATAAATGGAATGAATAACTATATTCGTGAAAGTTTTACAAAACAATATTGGTTACATGAGATTTATCCAGCTGAAATTCGTTCAGCTCATTTATCAGGAGATTTACATTTACATGATTTAGGATTCTTTGGACCTTATTGTGCAGGTTGGGATTTAAGACAACTTCTTGTTCAAGGTTTTGGAGGAGTAGAAGGAAAAGTAGAATCTAGTCCAGCAAAACATTTACGTAGTTTCTTAGGACAAGTAGTTAATTCAACTTTTACAACTCAAGGGGAAACAGCAGGTGCTCAAGCATGGAGTAGTTTTGACACATATTGTGCTCCATTTATAAAATACGATAATCTTGATTTTAAAGCTGTTAAGCAAATTTTACAAGAGTTTATATTTAATTTGAATGTACCTACAAGAGTTGGATTTCAATGTCCTTTCTCAAATTTAACTTTTGATTTAAAAGCTCCATCTACATTAAAAAATCAACCAGTTATAATTGGTGGAAAATTAATGGAAGAAACATATGGGGACTTTCAAAAAGAAATGGATATGCTAAATGAAGCATTTTGTGAAGTTATGGAAGAGGGGGATAAAAAAGGTAGAGTATTTACTTTCCCTATCCCTACAATAAATATAACAAATGATTTTGATTGGAATAGTAAAGTAACAGATAAATTTATGGAAATAGCTTGTAAATACGGAATTCCTTATTTTTCAAATTATGTAAGTTCAGATTTATCTCCAGAAGACGCTCTATCTATGTGTTGTCGTTTAAGATTGGATACTAAAGAACTTCGTAAAAGAGGAGGAGGATTATTTGGATCAAATCCACTTACAGGATCAATAGGAGTTGTAACTATAAATCTTCCTAGAATAGCTTATCTATCTTCAACAAAGGAAGAATTTCAAGAAAGACTAAAAAAATTAATGGATATAGCTAAGGAAAGTTTAGAGATTAAACGTAAAACTATTGAAAGACAAACTGAACATGGAATGTATCCTTATTCAGAAAATTATTTAAAAGATGTATATAAAAGAACAGGGGAATATTGGTATAATCATTTCAATACAATAGGACTTATAGGAATGAATGAAGCTTGTTTAAATTTCTTAGGAGAAGGAAAAGATATAACAACAAAAGAAGGACAAGAATTTTCTTTAGAAGTTTTAGATTATATGAGAGAAGTTATTGCTAAATATCAAGATGAAACAGGACATGTTTATAACTTAGAAGCTACTCCAGCAGAGGGAACAAGTTATAACTTAGCTAATAAAGATAAATCAAGATATAAAGATATAATTACTGCAGGAGATGAAGTTTGTTATTATACAAATTCTTCTCAACTTCCAGTTGGTTATACAGATGATATATTTGAAACACTTGATCTTCAAGATGAATTACAATGTAAATATACAGGTGGAACAGTATTACATTTATATTTAGGAGAGCAAATAAAAGATATAGAAATAGCTAAGAGTTTATTAAAGAAAGCATTTACTAATTATAAGTTACCATACTTATCACTAACACCAACATTCTCAATTTGTCCAGAGCATGGATATATAACTGGTGAAGTTGAAAGATGTCCAGAATGTGGTAAGCTTACAGAAATATGGACTAGAGTAGTTGGATACCTTCGTCCAGTTCAAAACTTTAATAAGGGTAAAACAGAAGAATATTCAGAAAGAGTAAAATATGTTATAAAAAATTAA
- a CDS encoding anaerobic ribonucleoside-triphosphate reductase activating protein — MKFGGIQKTSTIDFPKKLSCVVFTLGCDLDCFYCHNRQLIETGEEISEKEIKAFLEKRRGLLDGVVVSGGEATLQKDLLKFFKYLKKLGYATKLDSNGQSLEVIKKLNEAKVVDYFAIDLKGAREKYTHICGERADYEKTAETIRYLFDAKANFEVRTTLYPGITKEDLISIAKDFENFPLWRFNYFHMPEKFKKCDLKRLRGKVLTKYDMIKIKKDLNEYQKNLEI; from the coding sequence ATGAAGTTTGGAGGAATACAAAAGACTAGTACTATAGATTTTCCTAAAAAACTAAGTTGTGTAGTCTTTACATTAGGATGTGATTTAGATTGTTTTTATTGTCATAATCGTCAACTTATAGAGACCGGAGAAGAGATTTCAGAAAAAGAAATAAAAGCATTTTTAGAAAAAAGAAGAGGATTACTTGATGGGGTTGTAGTTAGTGGTGGAGAAGCTACTTTACAAAAAGATTTACTTAAATTTTTTAAATATTTAAAAAAATTAGGTTATGCAACTAAACTAGATAGTAATGGTCAAAGTTTAGAAGTTATTAAAAAATTAAATGAAGCTAAAGTTGTTGATTATTTTGCTATAGATCTAAAGGGGGCAAGAGAAAAATATACTCATATATGTGGAGAAAGAGCAGATTACGAAAAGACTGCAGAAACTATAAGATATTTATTTGATGCTAAAGCAAATTTTGAAGTAAGAACAACTTTATATCCAGGAATAACTAAAGAAGATTTAATTTCAATTGCAAAGGATTTTGAAAATTTTCCTTTATGGAGATTTAATTATTTTCATATGCCAGAAAAATTTAAAAAATGTGATTTAAAAAGGCTTAGAGGAAAAGTATTAACCAAGTATGATATGATAAAGATAAAAAAAGATTTGAATGAATATCAGAAAAATTTAGAGATTTAA
- a CDS encoding response regulator, producing the protein MPNVDKIKNLILLFLKECTSVENLNNLKEFLSENIIYVGSKENEIYSGRKNIIENLEKKINEFTKEFKIQYKEPVLNVINENISIIYMEILVESLEGNTKKLNVIFTVTKENSDYKISMIHNSKVENNKVDYVKKLKEEIAITKSSMDIAINQSGVYYYEYDKDNNRVSVNEGIQKLLGVSSSIENYPEIIFKSGLVLKEDIDVYRENLKDIKEGKKKQVSFDVRFKMPDGGICWFRKYFISIYDSQGKVGKIIGVMSNINQLKTIEKNISLEQNKKFNSEKALKFYYKINLTKGLVLEQKEKEANEDIIIKKCRIKYENFLEDKLENIIDKESKEYFNKELNIKSFVTAYRENKEIEFEYRRKIGEEIFWVKLRIVFLLEPQSNDVLAFAYIYDISREKASLLMLDAIMMNQNEYILRKELLSDKCYIYASENNFMKFPKGLSNYSVEEYNEKLDNYTSNLKVLKNQDYLKIITEYENIEKNKLYVNLCEFIDNNNKKTYKRVIYFLDNYYSVYMLVLDVSDVIFNERKTKQELEEALKKAEDIAISAERSKIEADKANTIKTDFLARMSHDMRTPMSAIIGLTNFGLEESMDIKDRKYFEEIKNSSEYLLQLINDILDMQTLERGKIILKPQVFQVKNFIKKIETIIKPKADKKGIILKIKEYSNIKNEYLNLDEKRLAQILINILNNAVKYTKAGKEVVWELSLNKIDENKIELINEIKDQGVGISEKFQKHLYEPFSKEYNELSKNEGGTGLGLAITKNLVDNMDGKIYCNSVLGEGTTFKIEIPYVYKKGNNVECEENPLSNKEIITDFNGKKVLLCEDVDINARIVNKILNSKGFIVNHFTNGLLGLEELKKNNYDIILMDIRMPVMDGITAVKEIRKFNKDIPIIALSANAYIEDIEKSLAAGMNAHLSKPIDKAELFNVIGKLIK; encoded by the coding sequence ATGCCAAATGTAGATAAAATAAAAAATCTCATATTGCTTTTTTTAAAAGAATGTACATCAGTGGAAAACTTAAATAATTTAAAAGAATTTTTATCAGAAAATATTATTTATGTTGGAAGCAAGGAAAATGAAATATATTCTGGAAGGAAAAATATAATTGAGAATTTAGAAAAAAAGATTAATGAATTTACAAAAGAGTTTAAAATTCAATATAAAGAGCCAGTTTTAAATGTTATTAACGAAAATATAAGTATTATTTATATGGAAATTTTAGTGGAAAGCTTAGAAGGAAACACTAAAAAGTTAAATGTTATTTTTACAGTTACTAAGGAGAATAGTGACTATAAAATATCTATGATTCATAATTCTAAAGTAGAAAATAATAAAGTTGATTATGTGAAGAAATTAAAAGAGGAAATTGCCATTACAAAATCTTCTATGGATATAGCTATTAATCAAAGTGGAGTTTATTATTATGAATATGATAAGGATAATAATAGAGTTAGTGTAAATGAAGGAATACAAAAGTTACTTGGAGTAAGTTCTTCTATAGAAAACTATCCTGAAATAATTTTTAAAAGTGGTTTAGTTTTAAAGGAAGATATAGATGTATATAGAGAAAATTTAAAAGACATCAAAGAAGGTAAAAAGAAACAAGTTTCCTTTGATGTTAGATTTAAAATGCCCGATGGAGGAATTTGTTGGTTTAGAAAATATTTTATTTCCATTTATGATTCTCAAGGTAAAGTGGGCAAAATAATTGGTGTAATGTCAAATATAAATCAATTAAAAACTATAGAAAAAAATATTTCTCTAGAACAAAATAAAAAGTTTAATTCTGAAAAAGCATTAAAATTTTATTATAAGATTAATTTAACTAAAGGACTTGTTTTAGAGCAAAAGGAAAAAGAAGCAAATGAAGATATAATCATAAAAAAATGTAGAATAAAATATGAAAACTTTTTAGAAGATAAGTTAGAAAATATAATTGATAAGGAAAGTAAGGAATATTTTAACAAGGAATTAAATATAAAATCTTTTGTTACAGCTTATCGTGAAAATAAAGAAATAGAGTTTGAATATAGAAGGAAAATAGGAGAAGAAATTTTTTGGGTAAAGCTAAGAATAGTGTTCTTATTAGAACCTCAAAGCAATGATGTGTTAGCTTTTGCATATATATATGATATTTCTAGGGAAAAAGCAAGTTTACTAATGCTTGATGCAATTATGATGAATCAAAATGAGTATATTTTAAGAAAAGAATTATTATCAGATAAGTGCTATATATATGCTAGTGAAAATAATTTTATGAAATTTCCTAAGGGACTAAGTAATTATAGTGTGGAAGAATATAATGAAAAATTAGATAACTATACAAGTAATTTAAAAGTATTAAAAAATCAAGATTATTTAAAAATTATAACTGAATATGAAAATATAGAGAAAAACAAATTATATGTTAATTTATGTGAGTTTATAGATAATAATAATAAAAAAACTTATAAAAGGGTAATATATTTCTTAGACAATTATTATTCTGTGTATATGTTAGTTTTAGATGTTAGTGATGTTATTTTTAATGAAAGAAAAACAAAACAAGAATTAGAAGAAGCATTAAAAAAAGCAGAAGACATTGCAATTAGTGCAGAAAGATCTAAGATAGAAGCAGATAAGGCAAATACAATAAAAACAGATTTTTTAGCTAGAATGAGTCATGATATGAGAACTCCAATGTCAGCTATAATAGGCCTTACTAATTTTGGATTAGAAGAGAGTATGGATATAAAAGATAGAAAATATTTTGAAGAAATAAAAAATAGTTCAGAGTATCTACTTCAATTAATTAATGATATTTTAGATATGCAAACTTTAGAAAGGGGTAAAATTATATTAAAGCCTCAAGTTTTTCAGGTGAAAAATTTTATTAAAAAAATAGAAACCATAATAAAACCTAAGGCAGATAAAAAAGGTATTATTTTAAAGATTAAAGAATATTCTAATATAAAAAATGAATATTTAAATTTAGATGAAAAAAGATTAGCTCAGATTTTAATTAATATATTAAATAATGCTGTAAAATATACTAAAGCAGGGAAGGAAGTTGTTTGGGAATTATCTTTAAATAAAATAGATGAAAACAAAATTGAATTAATAAATGAAATAAAAGATCAAGGTGTTGGAATAAGTGAGAAGTTTCAAAAACATCTTTATGAACCTTTTTCAAAAGAATATAATGAGTTAAGTAAGAACGAAGGTGGGACAGGTTTAGGTCTTGCTATAACTAAGAATTTAGTTGATAATATGGATGGAAAAATTTATTGTAATTCAGTTCTTGGTGAGGGAACAACGTTTAAAATAGAGATTCCTTATGTTTATAAAAAAGGAAACAATGTAGAGTGTGAGGAAAATCCTTTAAGTAATAAAGAAATTATTACAGATTTTAATGGGAAAAAAGTTTTATTATGTGAAGATGTAGATATTAATGCGAGAATAGTAAATAAAATTTTAAATTCTAAAGGATTTATAGTTAATCATTTTACTAATGGATTGTTAGGCTTGGAAGAACTTAAGAAAAATAATTATGATATTATTTTAATGGATATAAGAATGCCTGTTATGGATGGAATAACAGCTGTAAAAGAAATAAGAAAATTTAATAAAGATATACCGATAATAGCTTTATCAGCAAATGCTTATATTGAAGATATAGAAAAGAGCTTAGCAGCAGGAATGAATGCTCATTTGTCAAAGCCAATAGATAAAGCTGAATTATTTAATGTTATAGGAAAATTAATAAAATAA